A region from the Pseudomonas sp. P8_229 genome encodes:
- a CDS encoding inclusion body family protein: MSRVTDILVSIDTETILKKYPNISKDPKNPTLIDWHHVYMVTNQDNVVSGQAGGELDLKAQVGDLIRWRETSLSQSFEQAVIFYKFIGNAGADLISPPSPRKATACVAVPNRENPSVPSCQKVDNHYWSSETLDCGRVTYHFHFLIVDRNCQIIGCCSWDPFISIHN; this comes from the coding sequence ATGTCTCGAGTTACGGATATTCTGGTTTCCATCGACACTGAAACCATTCTGAAAAAGTATCCAAACATCAGCAAGGATCCGAAGAATCCCACGCTGATCGACTGGCATCATGTGTACATGGTCACCAACCAGGACAACGTCGTCAGTGGCCAGGCCGGTGGCGAACTGGACCTCAAGGCGCAGGTCGGCGACCTGATCCGCTGGCGTGAAACCAGCTTGTCGCAAAGCTTCGAACAAGCGGTGATTTTCTACAAATTCATCGGTAACGCCGGTGCCGATCTGATCTCCCCACCCTCGCCGCGCAAGGCCACAGCCTGCGTTGCAGTACCGAATCGCGAAAATCCATCCGTGCCCAGTTGCCAGAAAGTCGACAACCATTACTGGTCATCCGAGACCCTGGATTGCGGCCGCGTGACCTATCACTTCCACTTCCTGATCGTCGATCGCAACTGCCAGATCATCGGCTGCTGCTCGTGGGATCCGTTCATCTCCATCCACAATTGA
- a CDS encoding AidA/PixA family protein, whose product MTSEPIPSPSSTVTNAQNVLLIVDAESLLSRYPTPSQDPANPTDIPDGLIFFATSNNSNEIVTNDSNTKVIVEIGRDIHFRARSVSLIAEHSVVAYRMTVDNSSVLTAPQLEVHTGLTVPAPNPETPSVPGSHKADDHFWTCTPKTPGTAQCELGFMLVNQQCEVVGFFQWQVGVEIAS is encoded by the coding sequence ATGACTTCCGAACCGATCCCTTCCCCTTCATCTACCGTCACCAACGCACAAAACGTGTTACTGATCGTCGATGCCGAATCCCTGCTTTCGCGCTATCCGACACCCAGCCAGGACCCGGCGAATCCGACGGACATCCCCGATGGATTGATCTTTTTCGCCACAAGTAATAACTCAAACGAAATAGTTACAAATGACAGTAATACTAAAGTCATTGTCGAGATTGGCCGTGACATTCATTTTCGTGCAAGAAGCGTCAGCCTGATCGCCGAGCACAGCGTGGTTGCCTACCGCATGACCGTCGATAACAGCAGCGTGCTTACCGCTCCGCAACTGGAAGTACACACTGGCCTCACCGTCCCTGCGCCCAACCCGGAAACGCCATCCGTTCCAGGTAGCCACAAAGCGGACGACCACTTCTGGACATGCACCCCGAAAACACCCGGCACCGCCCAGTGCGAATTGGGGTTCATGCTGGTCAATCAGCAATGTGAAGTGGTGGGGTTCTTTCAGTGGCAGGTTGGGGTGGAGATTGCGAGCTGA
- a CDS encoding low affinity iron permease family protein, producing MKFAKISQTLALWAGSPKTFMGALVLIFLWGLSGPFFHFNDTWQLIINTSTTIITFLMVFLIQNTQNRDTDILHLKLDELLRVNKEAQNAMLGLESLDLKQLEALRKHYRSLGESEVFNLEGLGEKSKPRQDLNDC from the coding sequence ATGAAATTCGCGAAGATTTCCCAGACTCTCGCACTGTGGGCCGGTAGCCCGAAAACCTTCATGGGGGCGTTGGTCCTGATTTTTCTCTGGGGACTGAGTGGGCCGTTTTTTCATTTCAATGACACCTGGCAACTGATCATCAACACCTCGACCACGATCATCACGTTTCTGATGGTGTTCCTGATCCAGAACACGCAGAACCGCGACACCGACATCCTGCATCTGAAGCTCGATGAGTTGTTGCGCGTCAACAAGGAAGCCCAGAACGCGATGCTCGGGCTGGAATCGCTGGACCTCAAGCAACTGGAGGCGCTGCGCAAGCATTACCGCAGCCTGGGCGAAAGCGAGGTGTTCAACCTCGAAGGACTGGGGGAAAAGAGCAAGCCGAGGCAGGATCTGAATGACTGCTGA
- a CDS encoding DUF4142 domain-containing protein: MSRMATLVRRFSFVTLLGLFASSAFASGAAAQSPADFINDASAKGMADIEASRLAHQKSESKEVKDYTIVVINDRTTANQHLAKIAKKLDLPIAPREEIADKAKSMIPQVKDGETFDQAYAASQVKATEEAIQQIQEEAQTTDVPEIKAFADETLPKLQNHLQMARALQASR; this comes from the coding sequence ATGAGCCGGATGGCCACCCTGGTACGTCGTTTCAGTTTTGTCACGTTGCTGGGACTGTTCGCCAGCAGTGCGTTCGCCAGCGGCGCAGCTGCCCAGTCGCCTGCCGATTTCATCAACGATGCTTCGGCCAAGGGCATGGCCGATATCGAAGCCAGTCGTCTGGCCCATCAGAAATCCGAATCCAAAGAGGTCAAGGACTACACCATCGTCGTCATCAATGACCGCACCACGGCCAACCAGCACCTGGCGAAGATCGCGAAGAAACTCGACCTGCCGATCGCTCCCCGTGAAGAAATCGCCGACAAGGCCAAATCCATGATCCCGCAGGTGAAGGACGGTGAAACCTTCGACCAGGCCTACGCCGCCAGCCAGGTGAAAGCTACCGAAGAAGCCATCCAGCAGATTCAGGAGGAAGCTCAGACCACCGACGTGCCGGAAATCAAGGCATTTGCCGACGAGACCTTGCCGAAACTGCAGAACCATCTGCAAATGGCTCGGGCGCTGCAGGCCAGCCGCTAA
- a CDS encoding KGG domain-containing protein gives MPNSRNSNSGNFANDRTKASEAGRKGGKTTTTTVDKEPAKTEMGRKPAQKSK, from the coding sequence ATGCCTAATTCAAGAAACTCGAACTCGGGAAACTTCGCCAACGATCGAACGAAGGCGTCTGAAGCCGGTCGCAAAGGTGGGAAAACCACCACCACGACGGTCGACAAAGAGCCTGCGAAAACCGAAATGGGCCGCAAGCCTGCTCAGAAATCGAAGTAG
- a CDS encoding bifunctional diguanylate cyclase/phosphodiesterase: MESRNSAPLASYMDLLLDAVCAVDKQGRFVFVSAACERIFGYTPDELIGRPMIELVHPADRQRTLAAAHDIMGGEPKHNFENRYVRKDGRIAHILWSARWSEVDQLRIAVARDITERKQAESRQAALYAISEAAHVAEDLLALFKRIHLIIGEWLPALNFSVALYDEHCAQLNFPYHVDDHELQPERPGTVTGRLCAEVIRSGQPILLTPDSPDSPPDFAALVAGQDSPCWLGVPLNSKNGTIGALIVKSLPGGERYTEQDKELLQYVCAQVATAIERQQLHARLRRMAQYDQLTQLPNRELLKDRLKAALAGAREASGNMALLYVDLDRFKQVNDTFGHAVGDMLLQTVASRLKGCVRETDTVARIGGDEFVVLLHSVHAAEDADSVAVKIRQVLVQPMRLDGHNLHIEPSIGVARYPEHGHEEQQLFRHADQAMYAAKRLNHRAVDI, encoded by the coding sequence ATGGAAAGCCGAAATTCCGCGCCGCTGGCGAGTTATATGGACCTGTTGCTGGACGCCGTCTGTGCGGTGGACAAACAGGGGCGTTTCGTTTTTGTCAGTGCCGCCTGCGAGCGCATTTTCGGTTACACGCCTGACGAGTTGATCGGCCGGCCGATGATCGAACTGGTGCACCCGGCAGACCGCCAGCGCACCCTGGCGGCGGCCCACGACATCATGGGCGGCGAACCCAAACACAACTTTGAAAACCGCTACGTGCGCAAGGACGGCCGCATCGCACACATTCTGTGGTCGGCGCGTTGGTCGGAGGTCGATCAACTGCGCATCGCCGTAGCCCGCGACATCACCGAACGCAAGCAGGCCGAATCACGACAGGCGGCGTTGTACGCGATTTCCGAAGCGGCGCACGTCGCCGAAGACCTGCTGGCGCTGTTCAAGCGCATTCACCTGATCATCGGCGAATGGCTACCGGCGCTGAACTTTTCCGTGGCGCTGTACGACGAACACTGCGCGCAGCTGAATTTTCCGTATCACGTCGACGATCACGAATTGCAGCCCGAGCGACCGGGCACCGTCACCGGCCGCCTGTGCGCGGAAGTGATCCGCAGCGGCCAGCCGATTCTGCTGACACCGGACAGCCCCGATTCCCCGCCCGACTTCGCCGCACTGGTGGCCGGTCAGGACTCACCGTGCTGGCTCGGCGTGCCGCTGAACTCGAAAAACGGCACCATCGGCGCGCTGATCGTCAAAAGCCTGCCGGGTGGTGAGCGTTACACCGAACAGGACAAGGAACTGCTGCAATACGTCTGTGCCCAGGTCGCCACCGCCATCGAGCGCCAGCAGTTGCACGCGCGGCTGCGGCGCATGGCGCAGTACGATCAACTGACCCAGTTGCCCAATCGCGAACTGTTGAAAGACCGACTCAAGGCGGCGCTGGCCGGTGCCCGTGAAGCCTCGGGAAACATGGCGCTGCTGTACGTCGATCTGGATCGCTTCAAGCAGGTCAACGACACCTTCGGCCATGCGGTCGGCGACATGCTGTTGCAGACGGTGGCGAGTCGGCTCAAGGGCTGCGTGCGCGAGACCGATACCGTGGCGCGCATTGGTGGCGACGAATTCGTGGTGCTGCTGCACAGCGTGCACGCCGCCGAAGATGCCGACAGCGTGGCCGTAAAGATCCGACAGGTGCTGGTACAACCGATGCGCCTTGACGGCCACAACCTGCACATCGAACCGAGCATCGGCGTGGCCCGCTATCCCGAACATGGCCACGAAGAACAGCAACTGTTCCGGCATGCCGACCAGGCGATGTACGCCGCCAAACGCCTCAATCATCGGGCAGTGGACATCTGA
- a CDS encoding LysE family translocator: MTPSLLMAVLASGFIYGITPGPGVLAVFGIGAARGRRAGAGFLCGHLLGDVVWCSTALIAIVGAREIGSTAFDVLGVLSGLYLFWLGWRAVRAQRRGDDQPQGAARQPFWHGILFGLTNPKAYPVAVATFTALLSSRAELLNWSMLPALIALSFLGGLLAYAILIGVVGARRVRTLYQRHELMITRLCGVMFIGFAINALVHALPGLLPNKA, encoded by the coding sequence ATGACTCCATCGCTGCTTATGGCCGTTCTGGCCTCGGGTTTCATCTATGGCATCACGCCGGGGCCGGGCGTGCTGGCGGTGTTCGGCATCGGCGCGGCGCGCGGGCGGCGGGCCGGGGCGGGTTTTCTCTGTGGGCACCTGCTCGGCGATGTGGTCTGGTGCAGCACCGCGTTGATTGCGATTGTCGGCGCCCGGGAAATCGGCAGCACCGCGTTTGATGTGCTCGGCGTGCTCAGCGGTTTGTACCTGTTCTGGCTCGGCTGGCGGGCGGTGCGGGCCCAGCGACGCGGCGATGATCAGCCCCAGGGCGCGGCGCGTCAGCCGTTCTGGCACGGTATCCTGTTCGGCCTGACCAACCCCAAGGCCTACCCGGTGGCGGTCGCGACCTTTACCGCGCTGCTGTCGAGCCGCGCTGAACTGCTCAACTGGTCGATGCTGCCGGCGCTGATCGCCTTGAGCTTCCTCGGCGGATTGCTGGCTTACGCTATCTTGATCGGGGTTGTCGGCGCCCGCCGGGTGCGCACGTTGTATCAGCGCCATGAGCTGATGATCACCCGCCTGTGCGGGGTGATGTTCATCGGTTTTGCGATCAACGCGCTGGTGCATGCGCTGCCGGGATTGCTGCCGAACAAGGCTTGA
- the fos gene encoding fosfomycin resistance glutathione transferase → MLIGLNHLTLAVSDLPRSLAFYREVLNLRVEATWNAGAYLSLPGLWLCLSLDAQRTAEPSVDYTHYAFSLDQADFSRFVEQLKAANVQEWRDNRSEGASFYFLDPDGHKLEAHVGGLASRLAACRLKPYAGMRFYDES, encoded by the coding sequence ATGCTCATCGGCCTCAACCACCTGACCCTCGCTGTCAGCGACTTGCCGCGCAGCCTGGCGTTCTATCGCGAGGTGCTGAATCTGCGCGTCGAGGCCACGTGGAACGCCGGTGCCTATCTGTCGTTGCCGGGGCTGTGGTTGTGTCTGTCGCTGGATGCGCAGCGCACTGCCGAGCCATCCGTCGACTACACCCATTACGCCTTCAGTCTCGATCAAGCGGATTTTTCGCGGTTCGTAGAACAGCTGAAAGCGGCGAACGTGCAGGAATGGCGCGACAACCGCAGCGAAGGTGCGTCGTTCTACTTCCTTGACCCGGACGGGCACAAGCTCGAAGCCCACGTCGGCGGTCTGGCGTCGCGACTGGCAGCCTGTCGGTTGAAACCGTACGCGGGCATGCGTTTTTACGACGAGTCGTGA
- a CDS encoding CopG family ribbon-helix-helix protein, which yields MSVMSLRLPDEIADTLANLAKATGRSKSYLAVDALREYLAREAWQIEEIQQALKEADAGDFTSADEVRAIANKWNANAR from the coding sequence ATGTCCGTCATGTCATTGCGTCTTCCCGATGAAATTGCCGACACCCTTGCCAACCTCGCCAAGGCGACCGGGCGTAGCAAGTCTTATCTGGCGGTGGATGCGCTTCGCGAGTATCTCGCGCGCGAAGCCTGGCAAATCGAAGAGATCCAGCAAGCGTTGAAAGAAGCCGACGCCGGAGACTTCACGTCTGCCGATGAAGTCAGGGCCATCGCCAACAAATGGAATGCCAATGCGCGTTGA
- a CDS encoding type II toxin-antitoxin system RelE/ParE family toxin — MRVEWLRTALKNLDDEAAYIAIENPKATSEFAQAILDCVDHLTRFPASGREGRLAGTRECALPDRPYLIPYRVRQGRLQVLRIFHTRRLPPSMW; from the coding sequence ATGCGCGTTGAGTGGCTACGTACCGCTCTAAAGAATCTCGATGACGAAGCGGCCTACATCGCGATTGAAAATCCGAAAGCTACTTCAGAGTTCGCCCAGGCCATCCTCGACTGCGTCGATCATCTCACCCGATTTCCTGCTTCCGGACGCGAGGGGCGTCTGGCAGGAACAAGAGAATGCGCGCTACCTGATCGCCCCTATCTGATTCCATACCGGGTTCGTCAGGGCCGACTCCAGGTTCTGCGCATATTCCATACTCGCCGGCTTCCTCCCAGCATGTGGTAA
- a CDS encoding LysR substrate-binding domain-containing protein — protein MHKMNDLRRIDLNLLVILDALLSEQHVTRAAERLHLSQPAVSHALARLREVLGDPLLVRAGSTLVPTARALELIAPLAEALAQVQSLLAPNTFDPAHARRTFRLAMSDYGAAIILPGLIRTLRREAPGIDLLISHASREGMLEGVLNGDIDVAAGVFPEMPNELRSTLLFEERYVCLLDRRTLPADGVLDLPTYLSRPHVLLEMRGSGTPEIERALTSLRERRRVAISLPHWNVAPQLISGTDLILTVSSRSVREIELQELIVLPPPFEIAPFTFVLAWHKRRGADQALNWLNRRIEEGMRSDT, from the coding sequence ATGCACAAGATGAATGATCTGCGCCGTATCGATCTCAACCTGCTGGTGATCCTCGACGCCTTGCTCAGCGAGCAACACGTCACCCGTGCCGCCGAGCGTCTGCACCTCAGTCAACCGGCGGTCAGCCATGCGCTGGCGCGCTTGCGCGAGGTGCTCGGCGATCCACTGCTGGTGCGCGCCGGCTCGACCCTGGTGCCCACCGCACGAGCGCTGGAACTGATCGCGCCGCTGGCCGAAGCGCTGGCGCAGGTGCAATCGCTGCTGGCGCCAAACACCTTCGATCCGGCCCATGCGCGGCGAACCTTTCGCCTGGCGATGTCCGACTACGGTGCGGCAATCATCCTCCCCGGGCTGATCCGCACCCTGCGCCGCGAAGCGCCGGGCATTGACCTGCTAATCAGTCACGCCAGCCGCGAAGGCATGCTCGAAGGCGTGCTCAACGGCGATATCGATGTGGCCGCCGGGGTGTTTCCGGAAATGCCCAATGAACTGCGCAGCACGCTGCTGTTCGAGGAGCGCTACGTCTGTCTGCTGGATCGCCGTACCTTGCCGGCCGATGGGGTTCTGGACCTGCCGACTTACCTGTCGCGCCCGCACGTCTTGCTGGAAATGCGTGGCAGCGGCACCCCGGAAATCGAACGGGCGTTGACCTCATTGCGCGAACGCCGCCGCGTCGCCATCAGCCTGCCGCACTGGAACGTCGCGCCGCAGTTGATCAGCGGTACGGATCTGATCCTCACCGTGTCGTCGCGTAGCGTGCGTGAGATCGAACTGCAGGAATTGATTGTGCTGCCGCCACCGTTCGAGATCGCGCCGTTCACCTTTGTGTTGGCGTGGCACAAGCGGCGGGGGGCGGATCAGGCATTGAACTGGTTGAATCGCAGGATTGAGGAGGGGATGAGGAGTGATACTTGA
- a CDS encoding DMT family transporter — translation MSTLQWAGLLLLAAFAGAVVPFQSAINSNLARGLGHPLWATLASLLVSVLVLLPVILALRLPLPSLGFFSKAPLWMWAGGAFGVCFVALAVMLLPRLGASGFVALALAGQVIASMVLDHFGLFGLVEKQLTVSRVLGALLLIGGVVLIQFGGVFERNGVTVG, via the coding sequence ATGAGTACGTTGCAGTGGGCCGGTCTGTTACTGCTGGCCGCGTTTGCCGGGGCGGTGGTGCCATTCCAGAGCGCGATCAACAGCAATCTGGCGCGGGGGCTTGGACATCCGCTATGGGCGACCCTGGCCTCGCTGCTGGTCAGTGTGTTGGTGCTGTTGCCGGTGATTCTGGCGTTGCGCCTGCCACTGCCGTCGCTGGGCTTTTTCAGCAAGGCGCCGCTGTGGATGTGGGCCGGTGGTGCATTCGGCGTGTGTTTTGTGGCGCTGGCAGTGATGCTGTTGCCAAGGCTTGGGGCATCGGGGTTTGTCGCGCTGGCGCTGGCCGGGCAGGTGATCGCTTCAATGGTTCTGGATCACTTCGGATTGTTTGGACTGGTGGAGAAACAGTTGACGGTGTCGCGGGTGTTGGGGGCGTTGCTGCTGATTGGCGGGGTGGTGTTGATTCAGTTTGGTGGGGTGTTTGAGAGGAATGGGGTGACTGTTGGCTAA
- the yiaY gene encoding L-threonine dehydrogenase has protein sequence MSSTFFIPAVNIMGNGCLDEAMVAIRNYGFRKALIVTDAGLAKAGVASMLAEKLAMQDIDSVIFDGAKPNPSIANVESGLGLLKESRCDFVVSLGGGSPHDCAKGIALCATNGGQIRDYEGVDQSSKPQLPLIAINTTAGTASEMTRFCIITDESRHVKMAIVDRNVTPLLSVNDPALMVAMPKSLTAATGMDALTHAIEAYVSTAANPITDACALKAMTLISNNLRLAVRDGSDLAARENMAYAQFLAGMAFNNASLGYVHAMAHQLGGFYDLPHGVCNAVLLPHVQTFNAQVCAERLTDVAHAMGADTRGFSPEEGAQAAINAIRCLARDVDIPGGLRELGAKLTDIPVLATNALKDACGLTNPRAADQRQIEEIFRNAF, from the coding sequence ATGAGCAGCACCTTTTTCATTCCGGCGGTAAACATCATGGGTAACGGATGCCTCGACGAGGCCATGGTTGCGATCCGCAATTATGGTTTTCGCAAGGCGCTGATCGTCACCGACGCGGGGCTGGCCAAGGCCGGTGTGGCGTCCATGCTCGCCGAGAAGCTGGCGATGCAGGACATCGACTCGGTGATTTTCGATGGCGCCAAGCCGAACCCGAGCATTGCCAACGTCGAATCCGGATTGGGGTTGCTCAAGGAAAGCCGCTGCGATTTCGTGGTGTCGCTGGGCGGCGGCTCGCCCCATGACTGCGCCAAGGGCATTGCCCTGTGTGCGACCAACGGCGGGCAGATCCGCGATTACGAAGGCGTCGATCAATCGAGCAAGCCGCAACTGCCGCTGATTGCCATTAACACCACCGCCGGTACCGCCAGCGAGATGACCCGCTTTTGCATCATCACCGACGAATCGCGCCACGTGAAAATGGCGATCGTCGACCGCAACGTCACGCCACTGCTGTCGGTCAACGACCCGGCACTGATGGTCGCCATGCCCAAGAGCCTGACCGCCGCCACCGGCATGGACGCGTTGACCCACGCCATCGAGGCCTACGTCTCGACCGCCGCCAACCCGATCACCGACGCCTGCGCGCTGAAGGCGATGACCCTGATCAGCAACAACCTGCGCCTGGCCGTGCGCGACGGCAGCGACCTCGCAGCGCGGGAGAACATGGCCTATGCGCAGTTCCTCGCCGGCATGGCGTTCAACAATGCGTCCCTCGGCTACGTGCACGCGATGGCGCACCAGTTGGGCGGTTTCTACGACTTGCCGCATGGCGTGTGCAATGCCGTGCTGCTGCCGCATGTACAGACCTTCAACGCACAGGTGTGTGCCGAGCGCCTGACCGATGTGGCCCATGCGATGGGCGCGGACACTCGTGGTTTCAGTCCGGAGGAGGGCGCTCAGGCGGCGATCAACGCGATCCGTTGCCTGGCCAGGGACGTCGACATTCCTGGTGGTCTGCGCGAACTCGGCGCCAAGCTCACTGACATCCCGGTGCTCGCCACCAACGCGCTGAAAGATGCGTGCGGCCTGACCAATCCACGGGCGGCGGATCAGCGGCAGATCGAGGAGATTTTCCGCAACGCGTTTTGA
- a CDS encoding DUF4917 family protein, whose product MTDFLDVDASLEDWNTLRAATEFNGLLVGNGASRAVWDDFGYDSLFENARTVEEKPLSPSELSVFDAMQTRSFEQVLGALKTTSKVNKALAVSSAAPRNRYYAIKEALINTVHAVHIPWRLVQASTLATLNEELARYRTVFTSNYDLLNYWALQHNSEAIDDLFNGPNSSFDLSESATVKPRLLYLHGGLHLVRNQDGTARKLTSTEGTLLGSFAINNTIKTLDDVPLFVTEGPSEDKLKTIRSSDYLSFCHEQLLGHGDSLCIFGHALGEQDAHIVRALRLAKPATVAISIYPRSGAFIQHQKRHYAKVFEGTGVELRFFDSKTHALGSPKLSVPVEI is encoded by the coding sequence ATGACCGATTTTCTCGATGTCGACGCCAGCCTTGAAGACTGGAACACCTTGCGCGCCGCGACCGAGTTCAACGGGTTGCTGGTAGGCAATGGCGCCAGCCGCGCGGTGTGGGACGACTTCGGCTACGACTCGCTGTTCGAAAACGCCCGCACCGTGGAAGAGAAACCGCTGAGCCCGTCGGAACTGAGCGTGTTCGACGCAATGCAGACGCGCAGCTTCGAGCAGGTGCTCGGCGCGCTGAAAACCACCAGCAAGGTGAACAAGGCGCTGGCCGTCAGCTCGGCCGCACCACGCAATCGCTACTACGCGATCAAGGAAGCGCTGATCAACACCGTGCACGCCGTGCACATCCCGTGGCGGCTGGTGCAGGCCTCGACGCTGGCAACGTTGAATGAAGAACTGGCGCGCTATCGCACGGTATTCACCAGCAATTACGACCTGCTCAACTATTGGGCGCTGCAGCACAACAGCGAAGCCATCGACGATCTGTTCAATGGCCCCAATTCCAGTTTCGATCTGAGCGAAAGTGCCACGGTCAAACCGCGTTTGCTGTACCTGCACGGCGGCCTGCACCTGGTGCGCAATCAGGACGGCACCGCCCGCAAACTGACCTCGACCGAAGGCACCCTGCTCGGCAGCTTTGCGATCAACAACACGATCAAGACCCTGGATGACGTGCCGCTGTTCGTCACCGAAGGACCGAGCGAGGACAAGCTCAAGACCATCCGCAGTTCGGATTATCTGTCGTTCTGCCATGAGCAATTATTGGGTCATGGCGACAGCCTGTGCATCTTCGGCCACGCCTTGGGTGAACAGGACGCGCACATTGTTCGGGCACTGCGACTGGCAAAACCTGCGACGGTGGCGATCTCGATTTATCCGCGCAGTGGGGCGTTCATTCAGCATCAGAAACGCCATTACGCCAAGGTGTTCGAAGGAACCGGGGTCGAGTTGCGGTTCTTTGATTCGAAGACGCATGCGCTGGGGAGCCCGAAGTTGTCTGTTCCCGTCGAGATTTAG
- a CDS encoding RNA polymerase sigma factor, with protein MSDVRTRVEQVYREDSRRILATLIRLLGDFDLAEEALHEAFFVAVERWRHDGVPDNPRTWLVSTGRFKAIDVLRRRARFKASQPLLLAQLEELEQADWSGEDVEDDRLRLIFTCCHPALAADAQVPLTLREVCDLTTEEIARAFLSAPAAIAQRIVRAKAKIRDAKIPYQVPSLNELPERLDSVLRVIYLVFNEGYSASMGAELTREELTREAIRLGRLLMELLPEPEVMGLLALMLLHESRRPARTSADGELILLDDQDRSRWDAGLIAEGCALVERALTTRRFGPYCLQAAIAAVHAEAPSAAETDWQQIVGLYDVLLRAVPSPVIELNRAVAVAKRDGALAGLNLIEGILDRGELQDYHLAHSARAEFCRQLGRVEQARAAYLRALELTRLEPERRFIEARLEALD; from the coding sequence ATGTCTGACGTTCGGACGCGGGTCGAGCAGGTCTATCGCGAAGACTCGCGGCGGATTCTGGCGACACTGATTCGCCTGCTCGGTGATTTCGACCTCGCCGAAGAGGCCTTGCACGAGGCGTTCTTCGTCGCGGTCGAGCGCTGGCGGCACGACGGCGTGCCAGACAATCCGCGCACCTGGCTGGTGTCCACCGGACGCTTCAAGGCGATTGATGTGTTGCGTCGGCGCGCACGCTTCAAGGCCTCGCAACCGCTGTTGCTGGCGCAACTCGAAGAACTGGAACAGGCCGACTGGAGTGGCGAAGACGTGGAAGACGACCGCTTGCGGCTGATCTTCACCTGCTGTCACCCGGCACTGGCGGCGGATGCGCAGGTACCGCTGACCCTGCGTGAAGTCTGCGACCTGACCACCGAGGAAATCGCCCGGGCTTTTCTTTCGGCACCGGCAGCGATTGCCCAGCGCATCGTGCGGGCCAAGGCCAAGATCCGCGATGCGAAAATCCCCTATCAAGTGCCCAGCCTCAACGAGTTGCCGGAGCGTCTCGACAGCGTGTTGCGGGTGATTTATCTAGTGTTCAACGAAGGGTATTCGGCGTCGATGGGCGCTGAGCTGACCCGTGAAGAACTGACCCGCGAGGCGATCAGGCTCGGGCGTTTGCTGATGGAGTTGTTGCCGGAGCCGGAGGTCATGGGGCTGTTGGCGTTGATGCTGTTGCACGAGTCGCGGCGGCCGGCGCGCACCTCGGCGGATGGGGAGTTGATCCTGCTGGACGATCAGGACCGCTCGCGCTGGGACGCCGGGTTGATTGCCGAAGGCTGTGCGCTGGTAGAACGCGCGCTGACCACACGGCGGTTCGGGCCGTATTGTCTGCAAGCGGCGATTGCCGCGGTGCATGCCGAGGCGCCATCAGCGGCTGAAACGGATTGGCAGCAGATCGTCGGGCTGTACGACGTGTTGTTGCGTGCAGTGCCGTCGCCGGTGATCGAGTTGAATCGTGCGGTGGCGGTGGCCAAACGCGATGGAGCGTTGGCCGGGTTGAATCTGATTGAAGGGATTCTGGATCGCGGTGAGTTGCAGGATTACCACCTGGCGCATTCGGCGCGGGCGGAGTTCTGTCGGCAGTTGGGCCGGGTAGAGCAGGCGCGTGCGGCGTATCTGCGCGCATTGGAATTGACGCGGCTGGAGCCGGAGCGGCGGTTTATCGAGGCGCGATTAGAGGCGTTGGACTGA
- a CDS encoding YciI family protein, which translates to MKYLCLVYSDERLLHSSPDSPEDAECWAYAESIQGSGRMVAAEALESVQTATTVRMRNGKLSITDGPFAETKEQLAGFYLIDAKDLNEAIQVAGNIPAARVGSVEVRPVRQLNV; encoded by the coding sequence ATGAAATATCTATGCCTGGTCTACAGCGATGAGCGCCTGTTGCATTCTTCGCCCGACAGCCCGGAAGACGCCGAATGCTGGGCCTACGCCGAGTCGATTCAGGGCAGCGGGCGGATGGTCGCGGCTGAAGCGCTGGAGTCGGTGCAGACCGCCACCACGGTGCGCATGCGCAACGGCAAGTTGTCGATCACCGATGGCCCGTTCGCTGAAACCAAGGAGCAACTGGCCGGTTTCTACCTGATAGACGCCAAGGACCTCAACGAAGCGATCCAGGTCGCCGGCAACATTCCGGCGGCGCGGGTTGGCAGCGTTGAAGTGCGCCCGGTGCGGCAGCTGAATGTCTGA